The Ziziphus jujuba cultivar Dongzao chromosome 1, ASM3175591v1 genome segment CTAGACTGAGGTGATGAAAGACTAGACGACTTTCTAGACTGGGGAGATGACAAACAAGATGGTGCCTTGCTTGAAGGAGAAGCTAATTCACTAGACATGCGCCATTCATCTTCTATGCGAGTCTGCCATGGAGAATTCCTAGGTTGGATATGCATTTCAATCCCGTCAGCAAATCTAGTCCTTTGTGGTATCTTTTCAAGGAATGGCACAGGAGGAAAATTGGTTCGTTGGACTTTTGGTGCACCAGATAGCAATGGAATACTCCTTTTTCCACCGACCCTATTGAACAGGGCTTCAAGATGCTTGTTTTCTGCACTTTCCTTGGCCTGGTCAAGGATGTCAAGTGCTGTGAGTCCTTTACAGTTTCGAGAATTAATATCTATCTTTGTTTTGCTGATCAAGTACTCTGCCATCTGGAGAAAAATGGAAACAAGTACAGTTAAAAATTGATCGAGCATGTCCAATTATGATTCTAAATTTCATAGGTTTTAACTTGAAAACTAAGTACAAGACATAATCAAATTTGGTGATTCTTACAAATAAAGACAGTTTGCTTAATATAACATTCAAACAGCGATAAGTGGAAAGACTCAAAACAATTATACCAAACTCTTTGCCAAGGGTAATTATTACTGCCACTAATATCAAGCAATGGAGATTTATTTCTCACCTTATGATGTCCTAGAGAAACTGCAAGATGCAAGATGGTGTTACCATGCCGGTCTTGACACTGAAAGAAATTCATCCCATTGCAAACGTGAGTCAAGAATACCAAAGCATCATATTGGCCATGTTTCACAGCCAGATGAAATACTGTCTCTCCCTCATTTGTGAGACATTGAAAAGATGCTGAAGCCATCAGAACAAACCCTTCAAGTACTGTCACTTTGTAATTTATTGCTGCCAAGTGCAACGGTGTGTAACCGCGGTTGTTGTATTTATGAGCAAGTTGTGCATCAAACTTTAGCAGCATCCATGTTACTTCCCTGTGTCCTCCTTCAGTGGCATAATGCAATGCAGAATTTCTATTTTCATCAACCTTTTGAGCTAAGTCAGGGTTTACGTTTAGTAGAGCTCTAACAGCATCTGCACCACAAATTCTGACATTAGCATACATGATacatataaaaagataaaagattgtAGCTAAGCTAAGCTACTTTAATCCTTCAATCCTCTATTCCATTTCCAAAATTCTAAAATACTTGCctagaaaaaaatgaatttaagaCTATATTTTAGAGAGTCTAGGCACCTACCAGTGTGTCCTTCTGATGCCGCGACATGGATACAAGTTTGATCGAAACCATCCTTCCCAAGTACCGGTATGCCAGGCTGATCCAAAAGGAGATTCACCGCATCAAGATGGCCGTACCTGCAAGCTATGAAAAGGGCAGTCTTGTTTGCTGCGTTGGCCTTTTTGGCTACCCCAGGATTGGACTCCAATAACAGCTTTAAGACCTTTTCATTCCCAATGCGACAAGCTTCATGTACTGGGCTCTCGAGGTCCTTATTCTCGGCAGAAACCATGTCAGGGCGCAAGATGAGAATATTGGACACCATTTCAGTATGTCCAAACTTCGAAGCAAGGTGCAGAACAGAATTCTTGGTTACGGCTTCACGTTGATCgagaattttttcatttttctggaCCAAACTGGTAAATGTGGGAATGTCATTTCCCCTTATTGCCTCTAAAAGATTTGGATCCATTAATTGCATATACtgtctttctcttctttttggTGCCACAATTCAAGATTCTACGATCCTATTTATGGAGAAACATTTCTAATACTTTCACAAATAACTGGTGGCCCAAAaagtcaataaattaaaaacattgaAAAGACAAAGAAATTAACAAAGGATAAAGACAAACTTTCTAATATTTCTGTGTCCACTTGACACTAACTGcacttgttttgctcattttCAATTTGCACGTGTGGACACCCTCATGACTCTCAAGCTCCCTAAGTCCAATGAACGTTCTGTTGAAGTTCCAGTTACCTTCCAAGAAGATTCATGTTGACATTGTGATTGCCTTCCGTGTGGACCCTTTTGACTTTTAAGCATCAATAACAAATTGTCaaattcttgttattaatatgaAAATGCTTTTCTCTAGAAGTTCACAAAAATATTGATAGATGGAAATTTATTGTATACCTTATCAAGATCGCCTGACTTTTGGCTTGAataagatttaatttttttaaaggggTAGAGCATAATTAATCCAATATCAATCACAACTAATAACAGGAAATTCAGAATTGAATTTGGTTTGGATATTATACGGCACTTAATTTCTCCACTCCACATTGCAATCCTTTCCTGGAACTTAGCCAAACAAGTTCATTGGTGGGATTTGGAAGCTGGAATCTATTTTCACTTGCCAAGCAAATGTAAAGAAAGGAACTGAAAATGGGAATGTATATATCCAGAAAGAGATATTTGTCGGGCCAGTTAATAAATTGTAACCTGTTAGTATATGTTGGGATTTTGGCGTTGCGAAAACGGCAGGCTACCACTTCCTACTTCCTACACATCATAAGACGCGTGAAGATGGAAATTAAGCTCAACGccatgacaatgacaatgacaattaTGTGTGTTTTGCGCAGTGAATTGCAAGTTCATGGATGACATTGACATGGACATTTGACATTTGAAACCTTGACCTTTGCAATTAGCATCCCTCAAATGAGAGAGGAAAAGCACTCGCACACAAGTCAATGTCTTCCCCACTTTCCATCTTCTTCCTCTGCTTTCTTGGGCATACGGCTCCAAAGATCAAAACTCTTCTAGATATCATTGCATTTTCGGTAGAAATTGCATATTTGCTCTCTACTTTATCAAATTAATGGGGTTAGGTAGGAATAGGATGATTAAAACATGTCTCCCTAAGATGTTGCATAAAGTTTGCAGCGTttgtttcacatattttctaCAAATCACATTGTCTGATTGTTACAAGAAGCAACATCAACTTTTTACAGCTTGAAAATGCCATGGATTATCTCAGATTCTAAGTCGGTGATCTCAAATTGTCTTATTCTTATATTATATTGTCGATATGCTTCACATATTAAGGTACCGAGCTAAAACAGCAAGTTAATGCACAATGGCATGTGTTAGAAAAGCTTGTCAAATCCTCTATCCAGAGCATGGTATTGAGGATTAATCATTTTTGCTAGCAATGAAAAGAATTTAATCTTTCTTTCAGCATAATATTGGGGATTATTGCTCATCTTTTTGCAACAACTGTTTCTTGcagcttttattttattgcccAATATACTAC includes the following:
- the LOC107428547 gene encoding ankyrin repeat-containing protein At5g02620, translating into MQLMDPNLLEAIRGNDIPTFTSLVQKNEKILDQREAVTKNSVLHLASKFGHTEMVSNILILRPDMVSAENKDLESPVHEACRIGNEKVLKLLLESNPGVAKKANAANKTALFIACRYGHLDAVNLLLDQPGIPVLGKDGFDQTCIHVAASEGHTDAVRALLNVNPDLAQKVDENRNSALHYATEGGHREVTWMLLKFDAQLAHKYNNRGYTPLHLAAINYKVTVLEGFVLMASASFQCLTNEGETVFHLAVKHGQYDALVFLTHVCNGMNFFQCQDRHGNTILHLAVSLGHHKMAEYLISKTKIDINSRNCKGLTALDILDQAKESAENKHLEALFNRVGGKRSIPLLSGAPKVQRTNFPPVPFLEKIPQRTRFADGIEMHIQPRNSPWQTRIEDEWRMSSELASPSSKAPSCLSSPQSRKSSSLSSPQSRKSSFLSSPESRTISPQHQVGEESNNGPPSPDSLLPSNLRQHEGLPKRPLEEMRGLFYSNPRNVLPKVYAEALQNARNTVTLVAILIATVTFAAGISPPGGVFQEGSMKGKSMAGNTTAFKVFAISNNIALFTSLCLVVVLVSVIPFRRKAQMRLLVVAHKVLWVAVAFMATAFVAATWVIVPHGEGSDLVFVVPLAVSGDTLGILFISLGVMLVEHWLKKLKWRKGSRERGGRSIDPEIGSENSDVASSFNKGYHSY